The following nucleotide sequence is from Firmicutes bacterium ASF500.
CATGACGAAGGACTCAAACTGAGAGGCCAGCACGAAGTACACCAGGCCCATCGCCACCACCAGGGCCAGCAGCAGGTCGCCGAAGCTCTCCATCATGTCCTCATAGGCGCCGGAGATCTGGGCGGTGTAGCCGTCGGGCAGGGCGTAGCCGTCCAAAATCTCATTGACCTGGGCGGTGATGGCGGTGGTGTCGCCGCTGATGGTGCCGCCGGTGACGGAAATCTGCCGGGACTGGTTGACGCGGGCGATGCTCTGGGGGGCCCGGACCACGTCCACGTGGGCCACAGTGGACAGGGGCACCGTCCCGCCAAAGGCGGAGGGGACGGCCATGGACCGCAGGGCGTCCAGGCTGGCGGCGGACCGGCCATCTCCCCGGACCACCACGTCCAGCTCCTTGTTGTTCAGGGTGACGGTGGTGGCGGTGGAGCCGGACAGCTCCGACCGGACGGCCGCGCCCACAGAGGCGGCGGTGAGGCCGTACTGGGAGGCCGCCTCCCGGTTCATGGTGATGGTGACCTGGTCCACCTCCTTGGCGATGGAGGTGGACACGTCCACCGCGTCGGGCAGCTGCTCAATCTGAGCGGCCAGGTCCCGGGCGATCATCACCAGGGTGTCGTAATCGTTGCCGGTAATGTCCACGCTGATGTCCGCGCCGCTGCCCATAAGGGCGGTCATGTCGGAGGCGGAGACGCTGATCTCACACCCGGCGATATCCCGGACCAGCTCCCGCATGAGCTGGGCGATATCCTGGCTGCTCCGGTCCCGCTTCTCCTTGTCGCTGAGGACCAGATTGACCGAGGAGGTCTCAGGCTGGGACAGATGGTAGATGGACTCCAGCTCCGGGACGTTTTCCATCGCCAGGTCCACCACTCGGTCAGCGACGGCGGCGGTGTCCTCCACCTCGGAGCCGGTGGGGGTGCTGATGGAGACCTGGACCATGCCCTGGTCCATCTCGGGCATGAGGACCATCTTGGTGGACATGCAGGCGGCGATGAAGAGGGCCACCAGAGCCACCGATATCCCCATGCTGACAACCAGGTGCTGGACAAAGAAGCCCAGCAGGGCGGTGTATCGCTGGGTCAGCCAGCCGCCTAGGCCCACCTTGCCGGCGGCCAGCTGCTTGGCCTGCCGCTCCGCCCGGCGCTCCGCCTGCTGGCGCACCCGCTTCTCGTTCAGGAGCAGATAGCACAGCAGGGGGACCAGGGTGACGGCAATGACCAGAGAGGCCAGGATCAGAAAGGAGATGGTGAGGCAGAAGTCGTCAAAGAGCATCCCGGCCATACCGCCGGTGAGGCCCAGGGGCAGGAATACAGCCACCGTGGTGAGGGTGGAGGCGGTGAGGGAGGTAAAGACCTCCTTGGTGCCCTCCACGCAGGACTCCAGCCGCCCGTGACCCTCGGCGGAGTAGCGGTAGATGTTCTCCAGCACCACGATGGAGTTGTCCACAATCATGCCCACGCCCATGGCGATGCCGCCCAGGGACATCATGTTCAGGGTGAGATGGAACACGTTCATCAGGACAAAGACCGTCAGAATACACACGGGCATGGAGACGGCGATGGTGGCTGTGGCCCCGAACCGGCGCAGGAAGAGGAACACCACCACGGCGGCCAGCACCACGCCCATCTCAATGTTCTGAACGGCAGCGTTCACGGCCATATTGATGTAGTCAGAGGCGGTATACAGCACGGTGTACACCACCGCGCCGTTCCGGGCCTGGAGGCTGGACATGGCCTCCACCACCGCGTCAGCGGTAGCCACCTCGTTGGCCCCGGACTGCTTGGACACCTGGAGCACCACGCAGGCCGAGCCGTCGGTCTTAGCCACCGAGTCCGGCGCCTCCGTCTCCAGCCTTACGTCTGCCACCTCCGACAGGCGGACGGCCCCCCCGGTGGGCAGGGGGAGGATCATGCCGGCTACATCCTCCACCGACTCAAACTTGGCGTCGGTGGTGACGGTGAGGGTCTGGGTGCCGTGCTGGAGGTCGCCGCCGGGGTAGAGGAGGTTTTCCGCCGCCAGCATCTGGGCGATGTAGGAGTTGGACAGCCCCAGGCCGGCGGCCCGGGTGGCGTCCACCTCCACCGCCACCTGCTGGGTGACGCCGCCGGAGATGGTCACCTGAGCCACCCCGTCAATGCGCTCCAGGGCGGGGGCCACCGTGTCCTCGGCCAGCGCCTGGACAGAGGCCAGGTCGTCCCCCTGGAGGGCGATCATAGCGGAGGGCATCAGGTCGCCGATGTTGATGTTGACAATGATGGGGTCGGTGGCCCCGTCGGGCAGGGTGATGCGGTCAAACTGCTCCCGCAGCTTGGTGGCGGCGATGTCCAGGTTGGTCCCCTCCACATAGGTAATCTGGACCTGAGACATGCCGTCGGCGGAGGAGGACTGCACCCCCTCCACCCCGGGCACC
It contains:
- the mdtB gene encoding Multidrug resistance protein MdtB yields the protein MDNIAKFCIKHKVTTLMAVIMISIFGVVFTTRLQLALLPDMEAPAALVMCYYNGATPTDMEELVTRPLESAIMSVPGVEGVQSSSADGMSQVQITYVEGTNLDIAATKLREQFDRITLPDGATDPIIVNINIGDLMPSAMIALQGDDLASVQALAEDTVAPALERIDGVAQVTISGGVTQQVAVEVDATRAAGLGLSNSYIAQMLAAENLLYPGGDLQHGTQTLTVTTDAKFESVEDVAGMILPLPTGGAVRLSEVADVRLETEAPDSVAKTDGSACVVLQVSKQSGANEVATADAVVEAMSSLQARNGAVVYTVLYTASDYINMAVNAAVQNIEMGVVLAAVVVFLFLRRFGATATIAVSMPVCILTVFVLMNVFHLTLNMMSLGGIAMGVGMIVDNSIVVLENIYRYSAEGHGRLESCVEGTKEVFTSLTASTLTTVAVFLPLGLTGGMAGMLFDDFCLTISFLILASLVIAVTLVPLLCYLLLNEKRVRQQAERRAERQAKQLAAGKVGLGGWLTQRYTALLGFFVQHLVVSMGISVALVALFIAACMSTKMVLMPEMDQGMVQVSISTPTGSEVEDTAAVADRVVDLAMENVPELESIYHLSQPETSSVNLVLSDKEKRDRSSQDIAQLMRELVRDIAGCEISVSASDMTALMGSGADISVDITGNDYDTLVMIARDLAAQIEQLPDAVDVSTSIAKEVDQVTITMNREAASQYGLTAASVGAAVRSELSGSTATTVTLNNKELDVVVRGDGRSAASLDALRSMAVPSAFGGTVPLSTVAHVDVVRAPQSIARVNQSRQISVTGGTISGDTTAITAQVNEILDGYALPDGYTAQISGAYEDMMESFGDLLLALVVAMGLVYFVLASQFESFVMPVIVMMILPVAFSGALFALPLTGRDLSMISLVALIMLAGTVVNSSIILVDYIRQRRERGESREDAILHACPLRVRPVLMTTLTTILALVPMAMGAAEGAAEMMSDMSITMISGMVISTIITLLFTPVYYSAIDNLTNLFRWRPKKKQPPAPPPAEPPAESSVGETAPTAVE